In Bacteroides coprosuis DSM 18011, the following are encoded in one genomic region:
- a CDS encoding Substrate-binding region of ABC-type glycine betaine transport system (COGs: COG2113 ABC-type proline/glycine betaine transport systems periplasmic components~InterPro IPR007210~KEGG: bth:BT_1749 glycine betaine-binding protein precursor~PFAM: ABC-type glycine betaine transport system, substrate-binding domain~SPTR: Glycine betaine/L-proline ABC transporter,periplasmic substrate-binding protein;~IMG reference gene:2504105693~PFAM: Substrate binding domain of ABC-type glycine betaine transport system) — MKYLKSIALMLVTALLFASCGNQSDKKTITFAYVNWAEGIAMTNLAKILFEEQGYKVKMKNADIAPIFAALAKKDADVFLDSWLPITHADYFKQYGDAIEEIDTLFNDATIGLVVPSYVTINSIEELNSVKDQFEGEIVGIDAGAGVMKVTEQAIKDYNLDFKLLSSTGPMMTAALKKAIDENKWVVVTGWKPHWKFSRFDLKILEDPKNVYGEAEVIKSICRKGFKEEDPFATELIGNMKFTNEQISSLMDALEDAPTEVMGVKSWMKDNQELVDSWIPKKLEE, encoded by the coding sequence ATGAAATATTTAAAAAGTATAGCACTAATGCTTGTAACAGCACTGTTATTTGCATCATGTGGAAATCAATCAGATAAAAAAACAATCACTTTTGCTTATGTTAATTGGGCTGAGGGAATTGCTATGACAAACCTCGCTAAAATCTTATTTGAAGAACAAGGTTATAAGGTGAAAATGAAGAATGCAGATATTGCTCCAATTTTCGCTGCATTAGCTAAAAAGGATGCAGATGTGTTTTTGGATTCTTGGTTACCTATAACGCATGCAGATTATTTTAAACAATATGGAGATGCGATAGAAGAAATAGACACATTGTTTAATGATGCAACGATAGGATTGGTAGTACCTTCGTATGTAACTATAAACTCTATTGAAGAGTTGAATAGTGTAAAAGATCAATTTGAGGGCGAGATTGTAGGGATTGATGCGGGAGCAGGAGTGATGAAGGTTACAGAACAAGCTATCAAGGATTACAATTTGGATTTTAAATTACTTTCTTCGACTGGTCCTATGATGACAGCAGCTTTGAAAAAAGCTATTGATGAAAATAAATGGGTTGTTGTAACTGGTTGGAAACCTCATTGGAAGTTTAGCCGTTTTGATTTGAAAATTTTAGAAGACCCTAAGAATGTATATGGAGAAGCTGAAGTTATCAAGAGTATCTGTAGAAAGGGATTTAAAGAAGAGGATCCTTTTGCCACAGAATTGATAGGAAATATGAAGTTTACTAATGAACAGATTAGCTCTTTAATGGATGCACTAGAAGATGCTCCAACAGAGGTTATGGGAGTAAAATCTTGGATGAAAGATAATCAAGAGCTAGTAGATAGTTGGATACCGAAGAAGCTAGAAGAATAG
- a CDS encoding Ribosomal RNA small subunit methyltransferase E (COGs: COG1385 conserved hypothetical protein~InterPro IPR006700~KEGG: bfr:BF1025 16S ribosomal RNA methyltransferase RsmE~PFAM: Ribosomal RNA small subunit methyltransferase E~SPTR: Putative uncharacterized protein;~TIGRFAM: Ribosomal RNA small subunit methyltransferase E~IMG reference gene:2504105689~PFAM: RNA methyltransferase~TIGRFAM: RNA methyltransferase, RsmE family), producing the protein MPIFYTPNIDQIKELPSDEAKHCSRVLRLTEGDHITLTDGKGNFYEAEITLTTPKKCLFNILETHTPTPPKVYIHLAMGPTKNMDRNEWVAEKATEIGFNEFTFLNCQFSERKIIKTDRVEKILVSAMKQSKRATLPKLNEMTPFKTFITQPFNGQKFIAHCYKENQELLKELYTIGENALILIGPEGDFSPEEIQLALDNGFQPISLGDSRLRTETAAIFACSTINILNQ; encoded by the coding sequence ATGCCTATATTTTACACTCCCAATATTGATCAAATAAAAGAGCTTCCTAGTGATGAAGCAAAGCACTGTTCTAGGGTTTTAAGACTAACAGAAGGAGATCACATTACTTTAACAGATGGTAAAGGAAACTTCTATGAGGCTGAAATTACATTGACTACACCTAAAAAGTGTTTGTTCAATATTTTGGAGACTCATACTCCTACTCCACCCAAAGTGTATATTCACTTGGCCATGGGCCCAACCAAGAACATGGATAGAAATGAGTGGGTTGCTGAAAAAGCAACAGAAATAGGATTCAATGAATTTACTTTTCTAAACTGCCAGTTTTCAGAAAGAAAGATTATAAAAACAGATCGTGTTGAGAAAATACTCGTTTCTGCCATGAAGCAATCTAAAAGGGCAACATTACCTAAACTGAATGAAATGACTCCTTTTAAAACTTTTATAACTCAGCCTTTCAATGGACAAAAATTTATAGCCCACTGTTACAAAGAAAATCAAGAATTACTAAAAGAGTTGTACACCATTGGTGAAAATGCTCTTATTTTGATTGGTCCAGAGGGAGACTTTAGCCCTGAAGAAATACAACTTGCCCTAGATAACGGTTTTCAACCAATAAGTCTCGGGGATAGTCGTCTTCGCACAGAAACAGCTGCAATATTTGCTTGTAGCACTATCAATATTCTAAATCAATAA
- a CDS encoding protein of unknown function DUF151 (COGs: COG1259 conserved hypothetical protein~InterPro IPR003729:IPR001943~KEGG: bfr:BF1026 hypothetical protein~PFAM: Domain of unknown function DUF151; UvrB/UvrC protein~SPTR: Putative uncharacterized protein;~IMG reference gene:2504105688~PFAM: Uncharacterised ACR, COG1259; UvrB/uvrC motif), protein MSSEIELHIKQVYESQSKVGAYSLLLEENKGKRRQIPIIIGEKEAHSIICAINEIPNSRPLTHDLMISCFDFLEAKISKILIYKVISGVYYSYIYLNKGDQYTRIDARTSDAIALAIRLNTPIFIEEEILNQESVEIVLDEDSDEDKSSGNPEYITFGMEISEKDKLENQLKEAIQKENYELASILRDQIADLEK, encoded by the coding sequence ATGAGTTCAGAAATCGAATTACACATCAAACAAGTATATGAAAGTCAATCAAAAGTAGGCGCTTATAGCCTACTTTTAGAGGAAAATAAGGGAAAAAGACGCCAGATTCCTATTATTATAGGTGAGAAAGAAGCTCACTCTATAATCTGTGCCATTAATGAAATCCCCAATTCACGCCCATTAACGCACGATCTAATGATTTCATGCTTTGACTTTCTAGAAGCAAAGATTAGTAAAATCCTTATTTATAAAGTTATCTCAGGTGTTTATTACTCGTATATTTATCTCAACAAAGGAGATCAATATACACGTATAGATGCTCGCACATCAGATGCTATAGCATTGGCAATAAGACTAAATACTCCAATATTTATTGAGGAGGAAATTCTTAACCAAGAATCTGTCGAAATAGTACTTGATGAAGATAGTGATGAAGACAAAAGCTCTGGAAATCCCGAGTACATCACTTTTGGCATGGAAATAAGTGAGAAAGATAAATTAGAAAATCAGTTAAAAGAGGCTATTCAAAAAGAAAACTATGAATTAGCCTCTATATTAAGAGACCAAATTGCAGATTTAGAAAAATAG
- a CDS encoding ABC transporter related protein (COGs: COG1136 ABC-type antimicrobial peptide transport system ATPase component~InterPro IPR003439~KEGG: bth:BT_4326 ABC transporter ATP-binding protein~PFAM: ABC transporter-like~SPTR: ABC transporter, ATP-binding protein;~IMG reference gene:2504105691~PFAM: ABC transporter) has product MEKIHLKQALPEVFAGGSSIQSDIWHQDIIFDKEMICLIKAASGTGKSSLCSYIFGYRRDYQGMIFFDDVNIKQIKSKDWNSIRQKELSIMFQELRLFEELTALENIQIKNKLTKFKSKKDITNMLERLGIADKTNIPIKALSFGQRQRVAFIRALCQPYQFILLDEPISHLDVENSKELAKLLLEEASGQGAGIIVTSLGHQLDLPYSNYFNL; this is encoded by the coding sequence ATGGAAAAGATTCATCTAAAGCAGGCTCTTCCTGAAGTGTTTGCAGGGGGTAGCAGCATTCAATCAGATATATGGCATCAAGATATTATCTTTGATAAAGAGATGATATGTCTTATAAAAGCTGCATCGGGAACAGGAAAAAGTTCTCTTTGTAGCTATATTTTCGGTTATAGACGAGATTACCAAGGTATGATTTTCTTTGATGATGTGAATATCAAGCAAATAAAAAGTAAAGATTGGAATTCAATCCGACAAAAGGAATTGAGTATCATGTTCCAAGAGCTCCGTTTGTTTGAAGAGCTTACCGCCTTAGAAAATATCCAGATCAAGAATAAACTTACTAAGTTTAAAAGCAAGAAAGATATCACCAATATGTTGGAGCGGCTAGGTATTGCAGACAAGACTAATATACCCATTAAAGCCTTATCTTTTGGACAAAGACAAAGAGTTGCATTTATTAGAGCCTTATGTCAGCCTTATCAATTTATACTCTTAGATGAGCCAATAAGCCACCTTGACGTAGAAAACAGTAAAGAGTTAGCAAAGCTGCTACTCGAAGAAGCCTCAGGGCAAGGAGCAGGCATTATAGTAACATCATTGGGACACCAATTAGATTTACCCTACTCAAACTACTTTAATCTCTAA
- a CDS encoding nucleoside transporter (InterPro IPR004740~KEGG: bvu:BVU_3613 xanthosine permease~SPTR: Putative uncharacterized protein;~TIGRFAM: Nucleoside:H+ symporter~IMG reference gene:2504105687~PFAM: Nucleoside H+ symporter~TIGRFAM: nucleoside transporter) produces the protein MNIKYRLIIMNFLQYAIWGSWLISFGGYLSGTLAFSGKEIGSFYATMGIASLFMPAIMGIIADRWVPAQKLLGLSHLLSAFFIFLAAQETTYTPLYTYMLLSVFFYMPTIALSNSVAYNSLNVAGLDTVKAFPPIRVWGTVGFIIAMNAVEILGFTSTHEQLYVSAGLGLILAGYSFSLPHCHTAKPGAQQSWIEAMGLKAFSLFKQKKMAIFFIFCMLLGVSLQITNAFANDYLTQHFGNIAKYQGTFGVEHANTLISLSQVSETLCILLIPFFLKHFGIKKVMLISMVAWVLRFGLLGTGNPGEGVWMLIASMLVYGVAFDFFNISGSLFIDQETDHSIRSSAQGLFMIMTNGLGAFIGSYAAGYIVDIVGWPNSWFVFAVYALVVAILFAILFKYKHNPEKINV, from the coding sequence ATGAATATAAAGTATCGCTTAATAATCATGAACTTTCTACAATACGCAATATGGGGTTCATGGTTAATTTCGTTTGGAGGATACCTAAGCGGAACACTAGCTTTCTCCGGAAAAGAAATTGGAAGTTTTTATGCAACAATGGGTATTGCCTCATTATTTATGCCTGCTATTATGGGTATTATAGCAGATAGATGGGTACCTGCACAAAAGCTTTTAGGTCTAAGTCATTTGCTAAGTGCATTTTTCATATTCTTAGCAGCACAAGAAACCACGTATACACCATTGTACACATACATGCTTCTGTCAGTATTCTTTTATATGCCTACAATAGCTTTATCCAACTCTGTCGCCTACAACTCACTGAATGTCGCAGGATTAGATACGGTCAAGGCATTCCCGCCAATCAGGGTATGGGGTACTGTAGGATTTATTATAGCAATGAATGCTGTAGAAATCTTAGGCTTTACAAGCACACATGAGCAATTATATGTATCTGCTGGTTTAGGACTTATTCTTGCAGGATACTCATTCTCATTACCACACTGCCATACAGCAAAACCTGGTGCTCAACAATCATGGATTGAAGCTATGGGTTTAAAAGCCTTCTCCTTGTTTAAGCAAAAGAAGATGGCTATTTTCTTTATTTTCTGTATGCTTCTTGGAGTATCACTACAAATTACTAACGCCTTTGCCAATGACTACCTAACACAACACTTTGGTAACATCGCTAAATATCAAGGAACATTTGGAGTTGAACACGCCAATACACTTATTTCCTTATCACAAGTTTCTGAAACTCTTTGTATCTTATTGATTCCATTCTTCTTAAAACACTTTGGTATTAAGAAAGTAATGCTTATCAGTATGGTAGCTTGGGTTTTACGTTTTGGACTACTTGGGACAGGTAACCCTGGAGAAGGAGTATGGATGTTAATCGCATCAATGCTTGTGTATGGTGTTGCATTTGACTTCTTTAATATCTCAGGTTCTTTATTTATAGACCAGGAAACAGACCACTCTATTCGTTCAAGTGCACAAGGTTTATTTATGATTATGACCAATGGTTTAGGAGCATTCATAGGATCTTATGCTGCAGGTTATATAGTAGATATTGTTGGATGGCCAAACTCTTGGTTCGTATTTGCTGTTTATGCTTTAGTAGTAGCTATATTATTTGCTATACTATTTAAATACAAACATAATCCTGAAAAAATCAATGTTTAA
- a CDS encoding binding-protein-dependent transport systems inner membrane component (COGs: COG4176 ABC-type proline/glycine betaine transport system permease component~InterPro IPR000515~KEGG: bth:BT_1750 glycine betaine/L-proline transport system permease~PFAM: Binding-protein-dependent transport systems inner membrane component~SPTR: Glycine betaine/L-proline transport system permease;~IMG reference gene:2504105694~PFAM: Binding-protein-dependent transport system inner membrane component), with product MIERINIGKYIEIAINWLTENFASFFDALNTGIGGFIDGLQTILNSIPFWITIIVMAILAWKKAGKGVALFSVLGLLLIWGMGFWEPTMETLALVLSSTFIALLIGVPLGVWTAYSDRCDKILRPVLDFMQTMPAFVYLIPAVLFFGLGPVPGAFATVIFAMPPVVRLTGLGIRQVPKNIVEATTSLGATRWQLLFKVQLPLALPTILTGVNQTIMMSLSMVVIAAMIAAGGLGEIVLKGITQMKIGLGFEGGIAVVILAIILDRITQGIAKKNNGKKKNN from the coding sequence ATGATTGAAAGAATTAATATAGGAAAATATATAGAGATAGCCATTAATTGGTTAACAGAGAATTTTGCATCATTTTTTGATGCATTGAATACAGGTATTGGTGGTTTTATTGACGGTCTTCAAACCATACTAAATAGTATCCCTTTTTGGATTACTATCATTGTTATGGCTATACTTGCCTGGAAAAAAGCAGGTAAAGGAGTAGCATTATTTTCGGTTTTAGGTTTACTATTGATTTGGGGAATGGGCTTTTGGGAGCCTACTATGGAAACCTTGGCATTAGTATTATCTTCAACGTTTATTGCTTTATTAATAGGAGTTCCTTTGGGTGTATGGACAGCTTATAGTGACCGTTGTGATAAAATATTACGTCCGGTACTTGACTTTATGCAAACTATGCCCGCATTTGTTTATCTAATTCCTGCTGTTTTATTCTTTGGATTAGGACCAGTACCAGGAGCTTTTGCTACTGTAATTTTTGCTATGCCTCCTGTGGTTCGTTTAACAGGATTAGGTATTCGTCAGGTTCCTAAAAATATAGTTGAGGCTACTACATCTCTAGGGGCTACTCGTTGGCAGCTGTTATTTAAGGTTCAGTTACCATTGGCTTTGCCTACTATTTTGACAGGTGTGAACCAAACGATTATGATGTCGCTCTCTATGGTTGTGATAGCTGCCATGATTGCTGCTGGTGGATTAGGAGAGATTGTATTAAAAGGAATTACCCAGATGAAAATCGGTTTAGGTTTTGAGGGTGGTATTGCTGTGGTTATTCTTGCGATTATATTAGACCGTATTACGCAGGGTATAGCGAAGAAAAATAATGGGAAAAAGAAAAATAATTAA
- a CDS encoding protein of unknown function DUF214 (InterPro IPR003838~KEGG: bth:BT_4325 hypothetical protein~PFAM: Domain of unknown function DUF214, ABC transporter permease~SPTR: Putative uncharacterized protein;~IMG reference gene:2504105692~PFAM: Predicted permease), producing the protein MLYKLLKHKMSRNQLIGFTLANLVGLSIIFIGIQIYSDLHPILNDKDSFLQDEYIILTKKVNTVGSILGKSPSFSKKEINSLKDQSFIQDVGLFEASHFNIRANINFIGKQFGIATDMFFESVPDNFIDVESTDWIYNTEKEEIPIIIPRSYLDLYNFGFAASKSLPKVSEGLINSVVLDINASGNGQFQRYKGRIIGFSKRINTILVPESFLKEANSKYSTDKEKDALRVIIKVKNSSDPQLSKFIADKGYIIDGNQLDTGKARYFLNISISIVLFIGLLISVLACYILILSIYLLVEKNIYSLENLSLLGYSNTQIARPYLFITMILVSISSIIAIIITKYAQSIYIPFIKEVTDTSIASTLSSSTLIFALVLFIGILIVGFLVINTKIKSISTFKNR; encoded by the coding sequence ATGCTATATAAATTACTTAAACATAAGATGAGTCGTAATCAGCTAATAGGTTTCACATTAGCCAATCTAGTAGGACTCAGTATTATCTTTATCGGTATTCAGATTTATTCTGACTTACACCCAATATTAAATGATAAAGATAGTTTCCTTCAAGATGAATATATAATACTCACCAAAAAGGTCAATACAGTTGGCTCTATATTAGGTAAATCGCCTTCATTCTCAAAAAAAGAAATTAATAGCCTAAAAGATCAATCTTTCATCCAAGATGTAGGTTTATTTGAAGCGTCACATTTCAACATCAGAGCCAATATTAATTTTATTGGAAAGCAATTTGGAATAGCAACCGATATGTTCTTTGAGTCTGTTCCTGATAACTTTATTGACGTTGAAAGTACAGATTGGATCTACAATACGGAAAAAGAAGAAATTCCCATTATTATTCCTCGCTCCTATCTCGATTTATATAATTTTGGATTTGCTGCTAGCAAAAGTTTACCCAAAGTTTCGGAAGGACTTATCAACTCCGTAGTATTAGATATTAATGCTTCTGGAAATGGACAGTTTCAAAGATATAAAGGGCGTATTATCGGTTTCTCCAAAAGGATAAACACTATTTTAGTGCCCGAGAGCTTCTTGAAAGAGGCTAACAGCAAATATTCAACTGATAAAGAAAAGGATGCTCTACGCGTCATCATAAAAGTCAAGAATAGTTCAGATCCTCAACTCTCTAAGTTTATTGCAGACAAGGGCTATATCATTGATGGGAACCAGCTAGATACAGGGAAAGCTCGTTACTTTTTAAATATAAGTATCAGCATTGTTTTATTTATAGGCTTACTTATAAGTGTTTTGGCTTGTTATATTTTGATTTTGAGTATTTACTTACTCGTAGAGAAAAACATATATAGCCTAGAAAACCTATCTCTTTTAGGATATTCAAATACACAAATAGCCCGCCCATATCTATTTATCACGATGATATTAGTGAGTATATCATCTATAATAGCCATCATTATAACCAAGTATGCCCAGAGTATTTATATCCCTTTCATAAAAGAAGTAACAGATACGAGCATTGCAAGTACGTTATCATCGAGTACCTTAATTTTTGCATTGGTCCTCTTTATTGGCATACTTATAGTGGGATTTTTAGTAATAAACACCAAAATAAAAAGTATTTCTACATTTAAAAATAGATAA
- a CDS encoding hypothetical protein (KEGG: bfr:BF1024 hypothetical protein~SPTR: Putative uncharacterized protein;~IMG reference gene:2504105690) has protein sequence MKKISFYFHSLVLLLCIGVLTSCSETKEYESLISINENNMVVSINLEQLLTKSDIKNQITPEDQTEFINNITYGLEEDSKQLLKSVIDNPGTSGLNIKNRLYLAISYEGHEIESSQVSLFASVEDQSKLENLFKTLEKETEDVTQSEIDGFKSLAFNENEFHILYNKQIMIATTIKPESDEFKKLTQPEKTLNSYNYYKGIKSTDDLALAFSIKNLSQLNKQLTVNPASLAFTDSFYDKLDSRVFQVLSLNFEKGKIDLNQSIFAEEGADMTIFKEGEEILKKASGEFANHVGKDPLFFMNLGIDGTKLMTFVDKYFMTDEETRESIKDDFAQVKEYMNLVNGDITLALNSIDFNFISPSADFSVFCSTKGNTLYTKIVEWIKEKPSSSTAIVEETENLLTLSERGFTMYLGTENDRLFLTSNAELAKNPSKDVAPNIKESRYYTRSKDGYSYLSLDIQAILAIPIVQMGMSNLRGLQNADVKNFIMDLDYLDAKNNTPLASSTSLVFKSQEENSLKLLTKLLVQLTKM, from the coding sequence ATGAAGAAAATTAGTTTTTACTTTCACAGCCTAGTACTTCTTTTATGCATAGGAGTGCTAACTTCATGTTCGGAAACCAAGGAATATGAATCTCTAATTTCAATTAATGAGAATAATATGGTTGTATCTATTAACTTAGAACAACTATTAACAAAATCTGACATCAAAAATCAGATTACTCCTGAAGATCAAACAGAGTTTATCAACAACATTACTTATGGATTAGAAGAAGACAGCAAACAGTTATTGAAGTCTGTGATTGATAATCCTGGAACTTCGGGATTAAATATCAAGAATAGACTGTACCTAGCAATCTCCTATGAAGGACATGAAATAGAATCTAGCCAAGTGAGCCTATTTGCTTCAGTAGAAGATCAATCTAAATTAGAAAATCTATTTAAGACTCTTGAAAAAGAAACAGAAGACGTAACTCAGTCTGAAATAGATGGATTCAAATCATTAGCATTTAATGAAAATGAATTTCATATTTTGTATAATAAACAAATTATGATTGCTACAACTATTAAGCCAGAATCGGATGAGTTCAAAAAATTAACCCAACCAGAAAAGACTTTAAATAGTTATAACTATTACAAGGGAATCAAGAGTACTGATGATTTAGCTTTAGCATTTAGCATTAAAAATTTAAGTCAACTTAATAAACAGCTAACTGTTAATCCTGCTTCTTTAGCTTTTACAGACTCTTTTTATGACAAACTTGATAGCAGAGTGTTTCAAGTATTATCTTTAAACTTTGAGAAGGGTAAAATCGACTTAAATCAATCTATTTTTGCAGAAGAAGGAGCAGACATGACCATCTTCAAGGAAGGAGAAGAAATACTTAAAAAAGCATCCGGAGAGTTTGCTAATCATGTGGGTAAAGATCCTCTATTCTTTATGAACCTAGGTATAGATGGCACTAAACTAATGACATTTGTTGATAAGTATTTTATGACTGATGAAGAAACTAGAGAATCTATTAAAGATGATTTTGCGCAGGTTAAAGAATATATGAATCTAGTCAATGGAGATATAACATTGGCACTTAATAGCATTGATTTCAACTTTATCAGCCCAAGTGCAGATTTTTCTGTATTCTGTTCAACTAAGGGAAATACATTATACACAAAAATAGTTGAGTGGATTAAAGAAAAACCATCTTCAAGCACAGCTATCGTTGAAGAAACAGAAAACCTATTGACTCTTAGCGAAAGAGGTTTCACGATGTATCTAGGTACAGAAAATGATAGACTATTTCTAACTAGCAACGCTGAATTGGCTAAAAACCCATCAAAGGATGTTGCACCTAATATTAAAGAATCACGCTATTATACACGTAGCAAGGATGGCTATTCATATTTATCCCTTGATATCCAAGCTATCTTAGCTATACCTATCGTACAGATGGGTATGAGTAATCTAAGAGGTTTACAAAATGCAGATGTTAAAAACTTCATTATGGATTTAGATTATCTTGATGCAAAAAACAACACTCCATTAGCATCTAGCACAAGTCTTGTTTTCAAATCACAAGAAGAGAACTCTCTTAAATTATTAACCAAGTTACTTGTTCAACTTACGAAAATGTAA